From a region of the Candidatus Methylomirabilota bacterium genome:
- a CDS encoding cell division protein FtsZ — protein sequence MAFALEIDGEHAAKIKVIGVGGGGSNAVNRMSASDFTGVEFFVVNTDTQALKMSPVDTKLQIGANVTRGLGAGANPDIGRQAALEDSDKILSLLEGADMVFITAGLGGGTGTGAAPVIASLAKELGILTVGVVTKPFAFEGKVRETHAARGLTALCESVDTLITIPNQRLLQVVERQTSLTDAFRIADDVLRQAVQGIADLIVVPGLINLDFADVKTIMSERGIAMMGIGVASGEDAASEAALKAINSPLLENVSIDGARGVLISITGGPALSLYEVNEASSTICKSAHQEANIIFGAVIDESLKDSVCVTVIATGFEVAASAGEDGSSKMVEMKAYAAKAAERGGFLRKRATLGRETADEQFHLRDLELKTQDIDGDELDIPTFLRRQAD from the coding sequence ATGGCATTTGCGCTGGAGATCGATGGAGAGCACGCGGCCAAGATCAAGGTGATCGGAGTGGGGGGCGGGGGATCCAATGCGGTGAACCGGATGTCGGCATCGGATTTCACCGGGGTGGAGTTTTTCGTGGTGAATACCGACACCCAGGCGCTCAAAATGTCGCCGGTAGACACCAAGCTTCAGATCGGCGCAAACGTGACGAGGGGCTTGGGGGCAGGGGCGAATCCGGACATCGGCCGACAGGCGGCGCTTGAGGACAGCGACAAGATCCTGAGCCTTCTGGAGGGTGCGGATATGGTGTTTATCACCGCCGGACTGGGGGGCGGGACAGGAACCGGCGCCGCGCCTGTTATCGCAAGCTTGGCGAAGGAGTTGGGTATCCTGACGGTCGGTGTGGTGACCAAGCCGTTTGCGTTTGAGGGGAAGGTTCGAGAGACACATGCCGCCAGGGGGTTAACCGCCCTATGCGAGAGCGTCGACACCCTGATCACCATCCCCAACCAGCGACTGCTGCAGGTCGTCGAGCGGCAGACCTCACTGACCGACGCCTTTAGAATCGCCGACGACGTCTTGCGTCAGGCGGTGCAGGGGATTGCGGACCTCATCGTAGTGCCGGGCCTGATCAACCTGGACTTTGCCGATGTCAAGACCATCATGTCTGAGCGCGGGATTGCCATGATGGGGATCGGTGTGGCGTCGGGAGAGGACGCCGCCTCCGAGGCCGCTCTCAAGGCGATCAACAGCCCGCTTCTGGAAAACGTCTCGATCGATGGCGCCCGGGGCGTGCTTATCAGTATCACCGGCGGTCCGGCGCTCTCGCTGTACGAGGTCAATGAGGCCAGTTCCACGATCTGCAAGTCGGCTCACCAGGAAGCCAATATCATCTTCGGCGCCGTGATCGACGAATCGCTAAAAGACAGTGTCTGCGTGACGGTGATTGCCACCGGGTTCGAGGTGGCCGCCTCGGCGGGCGAGGATGGATCTTCAAAAATGGTCGAGATGAAGGCGTATGCGGCCAAAGCGGCGGAGCGCGGCGGTTTCCTTCGGAAGCGGGCGACGCTCGGACGCGAGACCGCCGACGAGCAGTTTCACCTTCGCGACCTGGAGCTGAAAACGCAGGATATTGACGGCGACGAGTTGGACATTCCGACCTTTTTGCGGCGCCAAGCCGATTAA
- a CDS encoding YggS family pyridoxal phosphate-dependent enzyme gives MAERIRDRIEQARGRMAEAAVRVGRDPDEVELIAVTKTVQVPRIREAIEAGATVLGENRIQEAADKIALLSAFPIRWHLIGHLQTNKSRAAAELFEVIHSLDSIKLAAALDRHGAALQKRIRVLVEVNLEGEPSKSGILEHDLVPLLDACRQFSNLVIDGLMAIPPFRKHPEDVRPFFRRLRLLRDEAAKLYPNYPLRHLSMGMSHDFEVAIEEGATLVRIGTAIFEARPEG, from the coding sequence TTGGCGGAACGGATACGAGATCGAATCGAGCAGGCAAGGGGACGGATGGCCGAGGCGGCTGTCCGTGTCGGCCGGGACCCCGATGAGGTCGAACTGATTGCCGTCACCAAGACCGTGCAGGTGCCCCGTATCCGGGAGGCGATCGAGGCCGGTGCGACGGTGCTGGGCGAGAACCGGATCCAGGAGGCGGCCGACAAGATCGCCCTCCTCAGCGCGTTCCCGATCAGATGGCATCTGATCGGTCATCTCCAGACCAATAAGAGTCGAGCCGCCGCCGAGCTGTTTGAGGTGATTCATTCGCTCGACTCGATCAAGCTGGCTGCCGCCTTGGACCGGCATGGGGCCGCCCTGCAGAAACGCATACGGGTTCTTGTCGAGGTCAATCTTGAGGGCGAACCAAGTAAGTCCGGCATCCTTGAACACGATCTGGTGCCATTGCTCGATGCCTGTCGGCAGTTTTCCAATCTCGTCATCGACGGCCTGATGGCGATCCCACCCTTTCGGAAACATCCTGAGGATGTCCGCCCCTTCTTTCGCCGGCTCCGGCTGCTCCGAGATGAGGCGGCCAAGCTCTATCCCAATTACCCGCTTCGACACCTTTCCATGGGGATGAGCCACGATTTCGAGGTCGCTATCGAAGAGGGGGCCACGCTGGTCCGTATTGGTACGGCCATCTTCGAAGCCAGACCCGA
- the ftsA gene encoding cell division protein FtsA, whose protein sequence is MTPKGEIVTGLDIGTTKICVIVAEVTESGVEIIGCGMSPSQGLKKGVVVNIDVTVESIRRAVEAAEEMAGVALDSAFVGIAGSHIKGINSRGVIAVTGKNQEITQADVDRVLEAAKAITLPPDRRVIHVIPQEFIIDDQGGVKEPVGMSGHRLEAEIHIVTGAIASAENIVRCANRAGLEVQDIVLQPLASSEATLTADEKDLGVILIDIGGGTSDIAVFVDGSIRHTAVLPLGGDHLTHDIAIGLRTPPPFAEEIKRQYGCALASLTGAEEVVEVPSVGGRKPRLLSRQMLCEIVQPRMEEIFTHAGLEVRRAGLLQQVAAGIVVTGGSSAMAGVPELAEQLFDLPVRLGIPSGVGGLKEVVSSPMHATGVGLVLYGVAHRDQPRLSRVSERSLMDKIINRMRQWFSDFL, encoded by the coding sequence ATGACCCCCAAGGGCGAGATCGTCACGGGACTCGATATCGGCACCACCAAGATCTGCGTCATCGTCGCTGAGGTTACGGAGAGCGGGGTCGAAATCATCGGCTGTGGGATGAGTCCGTCACAGGGCCTGAAAAAGGGTGTGGTCGTCAATATCGATGTGACCGTCGAGTCGATCAGGCGGGCAGTCGAGGCGGCGGAGGAGATGGCGGGCGTCGCCCTCGATTCCGCATTCGTGGGGATCGCCGGCAGTCACATCAAGGGGATCAACAGCCGCGGGGTCATCGCCGTCACCGGTAAGAATCAGGAGATTACGCAGGCCGACGTCGATCGGGTCCTGGAGGCCGCCAAGGCCATCACCCTACCGCCGGACCGCCGAGTGATTCATGTCATCCCGCAGGAGTTTATCATCGACGATCAGGGGGGCGTAAAAGAACCGGTCGGGATGAGCGGCCACCGGCTTGAGGCCGAGATCCACATCGTCACGGGCGCCATCGCGTCGGCGGAAAATATCGTCAGGTGCGCAAACAGGGCCGGGCTGGAGGTGCAGGATATCGTCTTGCAGCCGCTCGCATCCAGTGAGGCGACCCTGACGGCGGATGAGAAGGATCTGGGGGTGATTCTGATCGATATCGGCGGGGGGACCTCGGACATTGCCGTCTTCGTGGATGGAAGCATTCGTCACACGGCGGTGCTGCCGCTGGGCGGCGATCATCTGACCCACGATATTGCTATCGGGCTTAGAACCCCTCCCCCGTTTGCCGAGGAGATCAAGCGGCAGTACGGGTGCGCGCTGGCCTCGCTCACGGGGGCCGAGGAGGTGGTGGAGGTTCCCAGCGTCGGCGGTCGTAAGCCCCGCCTGCTGTCGCGGCAGATGCTGTGCGAGATCGTTCAGCCGAGGATGGAGGAGATCTTCACGCATGCAGGTCTGGAGGTGCGGCGGGCCGGGCTGCTGCAACAGGTGGCTGCCGGGATTGTGGTGACCGGCGGATCATCGGCGATGGCAGGCGTGCCGGAGCTGGCCGAGCAACTGTTCGACCTGCCGGTACGTCTGGGGATCCCGTCCGGCGTCGGCGGCCTGAAGGAGGTGGTCAGCTCGCCGATGCACGCCACCGGCGTGGGCCTGGTGCTGTACGGCGTTGCACACCGGGACCAGCCTCGACTCAGCCGGGTGTCGGAGCGCAGCCTGATGGACAAGATCATCAATCGGATGCGGCAGTGGTTCAGCGATTTTCTGTGA
- a CDS encoding UDP-N-acetylenolpyruvoylglucosamine reductase, whose amino-acid sequence MLMGQLQLQERFQGLIKGQALAEEPLASHTYFRIGGPAEVMAFPADLEDLKVLLKAARDEAIPVLILGGGSNMLVSDEGVRGLVINLSRTFLGLEVSGEQIRCGAGVRTSRLLALSAMKGLTGLEGLTGVPGTVGGAIKGNAGTALGAIADHLDWLCVVDRSGEEQILTSEALGAGYRSTALPAGSAIVDAGFTLRRGDPRTIKETVSRLLVRRNSTQPVEVRSAGCIFKNPPDDYAGRLVERAGLKGLRRGGAQIAEKHGNFIVNLGGATAADVCWLIERVRAEVMAKTGVALELEIQIVGSPDAG is encoded by the coding sequence ATGCTGATGGGACAGCTTCAGTTGCAGGAACGGTTTCAGGGGCTCATCAAGGGCCAGGCCCTGGCCGAGGAGCCGCTTGCGTCGCACACCTACTTCCGGATCGGCGGCCCGGCCGAGGTGATGGCCTTTCCGGCCGATCTTGAGGATCTGAAAGTCTTACTTAAGGCGGCGCGGGATGAGGCAATCCCTGTGCTGATCCTCGGCGGCGGCAGCAACATGCTGGTATCGGACGAGGGGGTCAGGGGGCTCGTCATCAATCTCTCCCGCACCTTCCTTGGGCTGGAGGTCTCCGGCGAACAGATCAGGTGCGGGGCCGGCGTACGGACCAGCCGCTTGCTGGCTCTCTCCGCAATGAAGGGTCTGACGGGTCTCGAAGGGCTGACGGGTGTGCCGGGAACCGTAGGGGGGGCGATCAAGGGGAATGCCGGGACGGCCTTAGGCGCCATCGCCGATCACCTCGATTGGCTTTGCGTGGTGGACCGATCGGGTGAGGAGCAGATCCTGACGAGCGAAGCGCTCGGCGCCGGCTATCGATCTACCGCGCTCCCTGCAGGCTCGGCGATTGTGGACGCCGGCTTTACGTTACGACGGGGCGATCCGAGGACGATCAAAGAGACCGTCTCACGATTGCTGGTGAGACGGAATTCGACGCAGCCTGTAGAGGTCAGGTCGGCCGGGTGCATCTTTAAGAACCCTCCGGACGACTACGCGGGGCGTCTGGTAGAGCGGGCGGGACTCAAGGGGCTGCGACGAGGCGGGGCGCAGATCGCCGAGAAGCACGGCAACTTCATTGTGAACCTCGGCGGGGCGACCGCTGCGGACGTATGCTGGCTGATCGAGCGGGTCAGGGCCGAGGTGATGGCGAAGACGGGAGTGGCGCTTGAACTGGAGATTCAGATCGTCGGATCGCCCGACGCGGGTTGA